The Litoribrevibacter albus genome contains the following window.
CCAAACCAAACTGTGCTGAGAGAACATCAGGCTCCCTTTGATGTAAACCAAAGCAAGCGTAGCGCCATAAGCGATGGGCTGAATGAAGGGAAAGCGTTGGGTTAATCGAAACTCATTGAGCCACACCCAACATACCCCCAAAAGCACCGCAGGAACCAACAAGGTTTCCACCCCATTGAGCCCAGAATTGCGAACGACGCAGGCAAAATACCAGAAAAACACCGCAGTAAAGGCGGATAACAAACGATGCAAATAGTTTGGCATGATCACAGACAAGATGGCTTGCAACACACCAAAGGCAATGATTGCTGGCACATCACTGTCCGACACATCATCCACAAAATCAAAGATCGCAATCCCAATTAAGATCTGCCCCGCCAGACTAATGGCAAGAGCCAAGTGCTCTAAAAACTCCTGTTTGGAAACACGATGTTGAAGGCGTTCGCGTTCCACCTTTGCAAGCATTGAAAAGGACAACGCTATCAGCCCCGCACCGGTGAAGAAACTGATCATCATGTTCTCAATGATGAATTCCAACGCGATGCTAATAAAGCCCATTAAAAACAGCGCAGCCAACCAACCTGAAAAGGCCATCAGGGTTTTGACAAACCACGGGTTCGATTGCAAAGGCAGCTCATTCAGCTCACCTTGAGTCAGCCCCTGAGAAGACAAGCGTTCCCAAAGTTGACGACGTTGATCCGATTTACTCTTCATTTAGCCACCTCACATGCAGACTACGCAGCCACATGGCCGAGCCGCCTCCCATTGCGATCATTGCCAACGAGATAAAGAGAAAACTGCCCGCCGAATCAAACTTCATGACCTCTTCAATCAAGAAACTCATCACCACCACAATGGTCGATAAACAGGCACCCGCTAAGATAAACAAATCACGCTTCACAAACTGATACAGGTACAGGATTCCCACGCACCAAATCATCCAGACCCAAAAGCCTGAAAGCCCATAAGGCCGAAGAATGGCATCGACAGACAACCAGGTAATACAGGCCCCTGAAGCTGTCGCAATAATCCGTACAGACCAATCATCATTGAGCCAACGAAACCTGTTTCTAAGCAACTCCCAGGCAACCCAGGCGCATAAGTTGAAAGCAAAAAGCATCCACAATAATTCATGCTCTCGCCCCATCACCCAAAAGAACCGGCCAAAGGTGTGGTGATAAAGAATCAAGGAAACGTTAAGAAGCCCAAGCCAAAACATCCAAAGCACAGAAAAACGGCCCACAACAGCCCAAGGCGTAATCAATAATGCCCAGTTAAAGAAGAGTTCCCAGGGGTCAGCCCCCGTCTGATACGTCTGGCCGTAAAGCGCCATCAACACACCCAGAGAGATCGAGGCTCCCAATAACGCAATTCGGGCCATTAAGTCTTTAGAGGATCGACGAACAAACACCAGGGTGCCGATGATCACAGCCACTTCCACGATGGCAAACTTGGCGAAACGGCCTAATTCCTGCCAGTTGTAGGCTATGAAAAATAGCAATGCAAAGCTCAGTGCCAAACCACCCAGGATCAACAAAAGCTTATCGAGAAAAAGAAACCAGGTACCGGAATTGGGACGGACACCAGCTGCAACGACCGCCTGCTCCTGATGTTCGACCGGGATTTTTCCGTCTTCCACGAACTCAAGTAGATGAGCACGTGTTTCAGACGGAATAAGTTGCTGAGTCATTTACGAACTCCCTCTCATGATTGCAGCAAAAATGACAGCAAAGAAAGCAGAGTAAATTCATGAACACCTGAAAGGCCCTTTTTGAATTTACCCGGCCACGCTTAAACGCCTAACGCATTGTAGACGTTTAATGGACGTTTAATTTGAGCCGATCAATGCCCCTGCTGTGGTTTTCTCACAGACTGGATACCCTTGACGGCAGCCAGCACCAACAAACCTACAACTAGGCCAACCCCCATATTGATAAAGACAGGAGTAACCTCTCCTAAGATATAGCCCATAGAAGGTAAATGTTCGAATGCGGCTGAAGACTCTTCAGTAAAGTGATGAAGGAAAGGAACGCCATGAGTAAAGATACCACCGCCCACAAGGAACATGGCCACGGTTCCAACCACGGTTAGGGTTTTCATCAGCTTAGGCGCAAAGCTTAACAACCCCTTTCC
Protein-coding sequences here:
- a CDS encoding DUF4401 domain-containing protein translates to MKSKSDQRRQLWERLSSQGLTQGELNELPLQSNPWFVKTLMAFSGWLAALFLMGFISIALEFIIENMMISFFTGAGLIALSFSMLAKVERERLQHRVSKQEFLEHLALAISLAGQILIGIAIFDFVDDVSDSDVPAIIAFGVLQAILSVIMPNYLHRLLSAFTAVFFWYFACVVRNSGLNGVETLLVPAVLLGVCWVWLNEFRLTQRFPFIQPIAYGATLALVYIKGSLMFSQHSLVWYMRDTEELVVDVWVGELATTLVLLYAVTRLLQSQAIELSSPKSMAAIVGCLLAGAISFESYGISLGVLIILLGFHNSNRLLMAVGVVSMLFYISSYYYFLDVTLLVKSFTLLGIGAVLLSGRWMMLKKWGA
- a CDS encoding DUF2157 domain-containing protein: MTQQLIPSETRAHLLEFVEDGKIPVEHQEQAVVAAGVRPNSGTWFLFLDKLLLILGGLALSFALLFFIAYNWQELGRFAKFAIVEVAVIIGTLVFVRRSSKDLMARIALLGASISLGVLMALYGQTYQTGADPWELFFNWALLITPWAVVGRFSVLWMFWLGLLNVSLILYHHTFGRFFWVMGREHELLWMLFAFNLCAWVAWELLRNRFRWLNDDWSVRIIATASGACITWLSVDAILRPYGLSGFWVWMIWCVGILYLYQFVKRDLFILAGACLSTIVVVMSFLIEEVMKFDSAGSFLFISLAMIAMGGGSAMWLRSLHVRWLNEE